A DNA window from Arachis hypogaea cultivar Tifrunner chromosome 18, arahy.Tifrunner.gnm2.J5K5, whole genome shotgun sequence contains the following coding sequences:
- the LOC112769893 gene encoding uncharacterized protein — MAVPWSLRVALRQNLNYWEIAKQKVIAKIYGDWEEPYNRIPALLQALQECLPCMIHECIAVPCYNGDMVDKEWSQFDKVFWAFPPCIESFKQCKPFVSVDETHLYGKYRSVLLIVVTQDGNNNILPIAFSLVESEAMESWSFFLSNLRQHVTPQPGILIISDRSQAIRAPLNAPHSGWHRPLAYHVYYIRHMASNLNSWFKSAEGKRYLINAMYSPGNEGCY, encoded by the exons ATGGCTGTTCCATGGAGTCTTCGTGTGGCATTACGACAGAACTTGAATTACTG GGAG ATAGCAAAGCAGAAAGTGATTGCCAAGATCTATGGCGACTGGGAAGAGCCGTACAATAGGATACCTGCACTCTTACAAGCTTTGCAGGAGTGCCTCCCATGTATGATCCACGAATGCATTGCTGTTCCTTGTTACAATGGGGACATGGTTGACAAAGAGTGGAGTCAGTTTGATAAGGTTTTTTGGGCATTTCCTCCATGTATTGAATCATTTAAACAATGTAAGCCTTTTGTATCTGTGGACGAAACACACTTGTATGGAAAGTACAGGAGCGTGCTTTTAATTGTTGTGACTCAAGATGGTAACAATAATATTCTTCCCATAGCTTTCTCATTAGTTGAGTCTGAGGCAATGGAGTCATGGTCGTTTTTTCTCTCGAATTTGAGACAACATGTTACTCCACAACCAGGAATCCTTATCATATCAGATAGATCACAAGCCATTCGTGCTCCCCTCAATGCACCTCACAGTGGATGGCATCGTCCGTTGGCATATCACGTTTACTACATCCGGCACATGGCTTCAAACTTAAATTCATGGTTCAAATCGGCCGAGGGTAAGAGGTACCTTATAAATGCTATGTACAGTCCAGGCAATGAAGGATGCTACTAG